A single region of the Mugil cephalus isolate CIBA_MC_2020 chromosome 4, CIBA_Mcephalus_1.1, whole genome shotgun sequence genome encodes:
- the LOC125006908 gene encoding sodium- and chloride-dependent GABA transporter 2-like isoform X3 translates to MDQKRDSLVKINLINHGSNQTRIQAKPPEREQWSSKIQFILAVAGHIVGLGNVWRFPYLCYKNGGGAFFVPYVLFLFTCGIPLFFMETSLGQYTSQGGITCWRKICPLFEGLGYGSQVVVLYTGVYYIIILAWAFLYLFSSFSSELPWASCHNTWNTDGCFEPGQNQTHPLHLYGNTTTSVVEFWERRILSLSNGIDQLGNVRWDLALCLLLAWLLCYFCVWNGVKTTGKVVYFTATFPYVMLAVLLVRGLTLPGAKEGIMFYLYPDPSRLTDPEVWMDAGSQIFYSYGVCTGVLTSLGSYNKYTNNCYRDCVYLCLLNSLTSFIAGFAIFSVLGFMAKEQGLDISMVAESGPGLAFIAYPRAVALMPLPQLWAIFFFVMIIFLGLDSEFVYQEALVTNIADMYPSIFQNSCRRKLLLLAICVGSFLVGLLMVTEGGLYIFQLFDYYACSGMTLLLFAVLQSVCVGWVYGADRLYDNITDMIGYRPWPYMKYCWQYVTPAICTLPESSVL, encoded by the exons ATGGACCAAAAACGGGACTCCCTGGTAAAAATTAATCTGATAAACCATGGGAGCAATCAAACACGCATTCAAGCTAAACCCCCGGAGAGAGAGCAGTGGTCCAGTAAGATTCAGTTCATCTTGGCTGTGGCTGGACACATTGTTGGCTTGGGAAATGTCTGGCGGTTTCCGTACCTTTGCTACAAGAATGGAGGAG GGGCTTTCTTCGTTCCttatgtcttgtttttattcaccTGTGGCATCCCACTCTTCTTCATGGAGACATCCTTGGGCCAGTACACGAGTCAAGGTGGAATCACATGTTGGAGAAAAATCTGCCCTCTTTTTGAAG GCTTAGGTTATGGGAGCCAAGTGGTTGTTTTGTACACTGGCGTGTATTACATCATCATACTGGCTTGGGCCTTTCTCTACCTGTTTTCATCCTTCAGCTCTGAGCTTCCTTGGGCGAGCTGTCACAACACCTGGAACACAG ATGGCTGTTTTGAACCTGGACAAAATCAAACGCACCCACTGCACCTGTACGGAAATACAACAACTTCAGTTGTAGAATTCTGGGA GAGGAGAATCCTTAGCCTGTCCAATGGAATTGATCAACTTGGCAATGTTCGTTGGGACCTGGctctgtgtcttcttcttgCGTGGCTACTGTGTTACTTCTGTGTGTGGAATGGAGTGAAGACCACAGGAAAG GTGGTGTACTTCACTGCCACATTTCCGTACGTGATGTTGGCGGTGTTGCTTGTTCGTGGCCTCACATTGCCGGGGGCCAAAGAAGGGATTATGTTCTACCTCTATCCAGACCCGTCCCGCCTCACTGATCCAGAG GTATGGATGGATGCTGGCAGCCAAATCTTCTACTCCTATGGAGTTTGCACAGGTGTTCTGACCTCACTAGGAAGTTACAACAAGTACACCAACAACTGCTACAG AGACTGTGTTTACCTGTGCCTGTTAAACAGTTTGACCAGCTTTATAGCTGGCTTCGCTATCTTCTCTGTGCTTGGTTTCATGGCAAAGGAGCAAGGGCTGGATATATCGATGGTGGCTGAATCTG GCCCAGGTTTGGCATTTATTGCTTATCCTCGTGCTGTGGCTTTAATGCCACTTCCTCAGCTCTGGGCGATATTCTTCTTTGTTATGATCATCTTCTTAGGATTAGATAGTGAG TTTGTATATCAAGAGGCACTGGTCACAAACATCGCCGACATGTATCCTTCCATCTTTCAAAACAGCTGCCGCCGTAAACTCCTTCTTCTTGCCATCTGTGTTGGAAGTTTCCTTGTTGGCCTTCTGATGGTAACAGAG GGAGGCCTATATATTTTCCAGTTGTTTGACTATTATGCTTGTAGTGGGATGACACTTCTACTTTTTGCTGTtcttcagtctgtctgtgttggATGGGTCTATG GTGCGGATCGTCTGTATGACAACATAACCGACATGATTGGATATCGGCCGTGGCCCTACATGAAATATTGTTGGCAGTACGTCACACCAGCTATATGCACT CTGCCAGAGTCTTCTGTCCTGTAA
- the LOC125006908 gene encoding sodium- and chloride-dependent GABA transporter 2-like isoform X1 yields the protein MDQKRDSLVKINLINHGSNQTRIQAKPPEREQWSSKIQFILAVAGHIVGLGNVWRFPYLCYKNGGGAFFVPYVLFLFTCGIPLFFMETSLGQYTSQGGITCWRKICPLFEGLGYGSQVVVLYTGVYYIIILAWAFLYLFSSFSSELPWASCHNTWNTDGCFEPGQNQTHPLHLYGNTTTSVVEFWERRILSLSNGIDQLGNVRWDLALCLLLAWLLCYFCVWNGVKTTGKVVYFTATFPYVMLAVLLVRGLTLPGAKEGIMFYLYPDPSRLTDPEVWMDAGSQIFYSYGVCTGVLTSLGSYNKYTNNCYRDCVYLCLLNSLTSFIAGFAIFSVLGFMAKEQGLDISMVAESGPGLAFIAYPRAVALMPLPQLWAIFFFVMIIFLGLDSEFVYQEALVTNIADMYPSIFQNSCRRKLLLLAICVGSFLVGLLMVTEGGLYIFQLFDYYACSGMTLLLFAVLQSVCVGWVYGADRLYDNITDMIGYRPWPYMKYCWQYVTPAICTCTFLFSLVKYTPLKFNNTYEYPWWGYAIGGLFTLSSTLMVPLWMLYALSVTPGTLTQRLKHLCTPAKDLRTATLNRATNHEVFQSFRDLHTLRNIENPGDRDDRTQTSSII from the exons ATGGACCAAAAACGGGACTCCCTGGTAAAAATTAATCTGATAAACCATGGGAGCAATCAAACACGCATTCAAGCTAAACCCCCGGAGAGAGAGCAGTGGTCCAGTAAGATTCAGTTCATCTTGGCTGTGGCTGGACACATTGTTGGCTTGGGAAATGTCTGGCGGTTTCCGTACCTTTGCTACAAGAATGGAGGAG GGGCTTTCTTCGTTCCttatgtcttgtttttattcaccTGTGGCATCCCACTCTTCTTCATGGAGACATCCTTGGGCCAGTACACGAGTCAAGGTGGAATCACATGTTGGAGAAAAATCTGCCCTCTTTTTGAAG GCTTAGGTTATGGGAGCCAAGTGGTTGTTTTGTACACTGGCGTGTATTACATCATCATACTGGCTTGGGCCTTTCTCTACCTGTTTTCATCCTTCAGCTCTGAGCTTCCTTGGGCGAGCTGTCACAACACCTGGAACACAG ATGGCTGTTTTGAACCTGGACAAAATCAAACGCACCCACTGCACCTGTACGGAAATACAACAACTTCAGTTGTAGAATTCTGGGA GAGGAGAATCCTTAGCCTGTCCAATGGAATTGATCAACTTGGCAATGTTCGTTGGGACCTGGctctgtgtcttcttcttgCGTGGCTACTGTGTTACTTCTGTGTGTGGAATGGAGTGAAGACCACAGGAAAG GTGGTGTACTTCACTGCCACATTTCCGTACGTGATGTTGGCGGTGTTGCTTGTTCGTGGCCTCACATTGCCGGGGGCCAAAGAAGGGATTATGTTCTACCTCTATCCAGACCCGTCCCGCCTCACTGATCCAGAG GTATGGATGGATGCTGGCAGCCAAATCTTCTACTCCTATGGAGTTTGCACAGGTGTTCTGACCTCACTAGGAAGTTACAACAAGTACACCAACAACTGCTACAG AGACTGTGTTTACCTGTGCCTGTTAAACAGTTTGACCAGCTTTATAGCTGGCTTCGCTATCTTCTCTGTGCTTGGTTTCATGGCAAAGGAGCAAGGGCTGGATATATCGATGGTGGCTGAATCTG GCCCAGGTTTGGCATTTATTGCTTATCCTCGTGCTGTGGCTTTAATGCCACTTCCTCAGCTCTGGGCGATATTCTTCTTTGTTATGATCATCTTCTTAGGATTAGATAGTGAG TTTGTATATCAAGAGGCACTGGTCACAAACATCGCCGACATGTATCCTTCCATCTTTCAAAACAGCTGCCGCCGTAAACTCCTTCTTCTTGCCATCTGTGTTGGAAGTTTCCTTGTTGGCCTTCTGATGGTAACAGAG GGAGGCCTATATATTTTCCAGTTGTTTGACTATTATGCTTGTAGTGGGATGACACTTCTACTTTTTGCTGTtcttcagtctgtctgtgttggATGGGTCTATG GTGCGGATCGTCTGTATGACAACATAACCGACATGATTGGATATCGGCCGTGGCCCTACATGAAATATTGTTGGCAGTACGTCACACCAGCTATATGCACT tgcaCATTTCTCTTCTCCCTGGTCAAATATACGCCTCTGAAATTTAACAACACTTACGAATATCCCTGGTGGGGCTATGCTATTGGAGGACTCTTCACTCTCTCTTCAACCCTCATGGTTCCTCTGTGGATGCTTTACGCCCTGAGCGTCACTCCGGGAACGCTGACACAG AGACTGAAACACCTGTGCACTCCAGCGAAGGACTTACGAACTGCAACATTAAACAGGGCAACAAACCACGAAGTCTTTCAGAGTTTCAGAGATTTGCACACACTTCGCAACATAGAAAACCCTGGCGACAGAGATGACAGAACTCAGACATCATCTATTATTTAA
- the LOC125006908 gene encoding sodium- and chloride-dependent GABA transporter 2-like isoform X2: MSGGFRTFATRMEETSLGQYTSQGGITCWRKICPLFEGLGYGSQVVVLYTGVYYIIILAWAFLYLFSSFSSELPWASCHNTWNTDGCFEPGQNQTHPLHLYGNTTTSVVEFWERRILSLSNGIDQLGNVRWDLALCLLLAWLLCYFCVWNGVKTTGKVVYFTATFPYVMLAVLLVRGLTLPGAKEGIMFYLYPDPSRLTDPEVWMDAGSQIFYSYGVCTGVLTSLGSYNKYTNNCYRDCVYLCLLNSLTSFIAGFAIFSVLGFMAKEQGLDISMVAESGPGLAFIAYPRAVALMPLPQLWAIFFFVMIIFLGLDSEFVYQEALVTNIADMYPSIFQNSCRRKLLLLAICVGSFLVGLLMVTEGGLYIFQLFDYYACSGMTLLLFAVLQSVCVGWVYGADRLYDNITDMIGYRPWPYMKYCWQYVTPAICTCTFLFSLVKYTPLKFNNTYEYPWWGYAIGGLFTLSSTLMVPLWMLYALSVTPGTLTQRLKHLCTPAKDLRTATLNRATNHEVFQSFRDLHTLRNIENPGDRDDRTQTSSII; this comes from the exons ATGTCTGGCGGTTTCCGTACCTTTGCTACAAGAATGGAGGAG ACATCCTTGGGCCAGTACACGAGTCAAGGTGGAATCACATGTTGGAGAAAAATCTGCCCTCTTTTTGAAG GCTTAGGTTATGGGAGCCAAGTGGTTGTTTTGTACACTGGCGTGTATTACATCATCATACTGGCTTGGGCCTTTCTCTACCTGTTTTCATCCTTCAGCTCTGAGCTTCCTTGGGCGAGCTGTCACAACACCTGGAACACAG ATGGCTGTTTTGAACCTGGACAAAATCAAACGCACCCACTGCACCTGTACGGAAATACAACAACTTCAGTTGTAGAATTCTGGGA GAGGAGAATCCTTAGCCTGTCCAATGGAATTGATCAACTTGGCAATGTTCGTTGGGACCTGGctctgtgtcttcttcttgCGTGGCTACTGTGTTACTTCTGTGTGTGGAATGGAGTGAAGACCACAGGAAAG GTGGTGTACTTCACTGCCACATTTCCGTACGTGATGTTGGCGGTGTTGCTTGTTCGTGGCCTCACATTGCCGGGGGCCAAAGAAGGGATTATGTTCTACCTCTATCCAGACCCGTCCCGCCTCACTGATCCAGAG GTATGGATGGATGCTGGCAGCCAAATCTTCTACTCCTATGGAGTTTGCACAGGTGTTCTGACCTCACTAGGAAGTTACAACAAGTACACCAACAACTGCTACAG AGACTGTGTTTACCTGTGCCTGTTAAACAGTTTGACCAGCTTTATAGCTGGCTTCGCTATCTTCTCTGTGCTTGGTTTCATGGCAAAGGAGCAAGGGCTGGATATATCGATGGTGGCTGAATCTG GCCCAGGTTTGGCATTTATTGCTTATCCTCGTGCTGTGGCTTTAATGCCACTTCCTCAGCTCTGGGCGATATTCTTCTTTGTTATGATCATCTTCTTAGGATTAGATAGTGAG TTTGTATATCAAGAGGCACTGGTCACAAACATCGCCGACATGTATCCTTCCATCTTTCAAAACAGCTGCCGCCGTAAACTCCTTCTTCTTGCCATCTGTGTTGGAAGTTTCCTTGTTGGCCTTCTGATGGTAACAGAG GGAGGCCTATATATTTTCCAGTTGTTTGACTATTATGCTTGTAGTGGGATGACACTTCTACTTTTTGCTGTtcttcagtctgtctgtgttggATGGGTCTATG GTGCGGATCGTCTGTATGACAACATAACCGACATGATTGGATATCGGCCGTGGCCCTACATGAAATATTGTTGGCAGTACGTCACACCAGCTATATGCACT tgcaCATTTCTCTTCTCCCTGGTCAAATATACGCCTCTGAAATTTAACAACACTTACGAATATCCCTGGTGGGGCTATGCTATTGGAGGACTCTTCACTCTCTCTTCAACCCTCATGGTTCCTCTGTGGATGCTTTACGCCCTGAGCGTCACTCCGGGAACGCTGACACAG AGACTGAAACACCTGTGCACTCCAGCGAAGGACTTACGAACTGCAACATTAAACAGGGCAACAAACCACGAAGTCTTTCAGAGTTTCAGAGATTTGCACACACTTCGCAACATAGAAAACCCTGGCGACAGAGATGACAGAACTCAGACATCATCTATTATTTAA